The following proteins are encoded in a genomic region of Chelmon rostratus isolate fCheRos1 chromosome 3, fCheRos1.pri, whole genome shotgun sequence:
- the avpi1 gene encoding uncharacterized protein avpi1: protein MAEAPAPTPSEEGLPVQWNFSNRRSRKSGCSNIFAGINLHQLHRLFRTAGDGDAEHRAKLVWRGMDADMEGAEEAKEDEREEREDEAGLAQALVGLRVRARNKAGIRAEGHRDLKWLKASGYLRIEEPLSGYTIDDDEANIEPSPGEILPAIGEDIPEYQNPFKPSSWRLDVARQECARHSERYLHRILH from the exons ATGGCAGAGGCCCCAGCACCCACCCCCTCTGAGGAGGGTCTGCCCGTGCAGTGGAATTTTTCCAATCGACGCAGCAGGAAGTCGGGATGCTCCAACATCTTTGCAGGGATTAACCTGCACCAGCTGCACCGGCTGTTCAGAACAGCAGGGGACGGAGACGCTGAACATCGGGCGAAGCTGGTGTGGCGAGGGATGGATGCAGAtatggagggagcagaggaggcgaAGGAGGACGAAAGGGAGGAGCGGGAGGATGAGGCAGGGCTGGCCCAGGCCTTGGTGGGCCTCCGAGTCCGAGCCAGGAACAAAGCAGGCATCAGAGCGGAGGGACACAGAGACCTCAAGTGGCTCAAAGCATCAGGATATCTCAG GATTGAGGAGCCATTATCCGGCTACACCATCGACGATGATGAGGCCAACATAGAGCCCAGTCCGGGAGAAATTCTGCCAGCGATTGGGGAAGACATCCCAGAGTACCAAAATCCCTTCAAACCCTCCTCATGGAGGTTGGATGTGGCGAGACAGGAGTGTGCCAGACACTCTGAACGTTACCTTCACCGCATCCTCCACTAA
- the LOC121604472 gene encoding zinc finger protein 263-like, with translation MEPQLTGGKKRPSGTKPAGDEASPSLKEELVAAIHGAFEVAVEIAVQEVTKLVGQATGDVNEEMRRENQSLRQRLQRAEAMLDCARKEERGGSSPLTRRLLDATNQTDLPDHPKCNPESPDPETCNVQGSAEVRGDPGEHSRADQPPDPQHKHVSRNEEQRSGHGVRTLHVSDAASDTQKNSGAVAALTLEVTDKMSHACAVKVESTNQPCRVAAQDSDMSPPPSGGDEATSEQVTVKQEKPEEEMDGSACCSVSVKVEDFSPECMLAAQSKMLEEWKPEGLHIQNRDSNARVSCTRLAQAHPPNLTTNLPPPADRPSLSSEFPNIFQLAEPAPIPEAPPHVYGVHARTSCNPGHPVLYACKSCGQTFHLPSLLRRHYGQCQQKLQQCCRQPAAGSRRTRLQLYPPGCSPFRCTVCNREFNRMENLKTHLRIHTGERPYTCSVCSTCFRHSGALTRHFRIHTGEKPYICGQCGKSFRNCGGLKFHQRSHSKQLQESGTQQC, from the exons ATGGAGCCGCAGCTGACAGGGGGCAAAAAGCGTCCATCAGGGACAAAACCGGCCGGAGACGAGGCTTCGCCGTCTCTGAAAGAGGAGCTTGTTGCGGCGATACATGGAGCATTTGAAGTGGCCGTGGAGATCGCAGTTCAGGAGGTGACAAAGCTTGTGGGTCAGGCGACAGGAGACGTCAATGAAGAGATGCGACGAGAGAACCAGTCCCTCAGACAaagactgcagagagctgaagcCATGCTGGACTGTGCGCGtaaggaggaaagagggggcAGCTCCCCTCTTACGAGGCGTCTGCTGGATGCCACCAACCAAACGGATCTGCCGGATCACCCGAAATGCAACCCAGAAAGCCCAGATCCCGAAACGTGCAATGTGCAGGGAAGCGCTGAGGTCAGGGGTGACCCGGGTGAGCACAGCCGTGCAGACCAGCCTCCTGACCCCCAACATAAACATGTGAGCAGAAATGAAGAGCAGAGATCAGGCCACGGTGTGAGgacactgcatgtcagtgacgctgcttcagacacacagaagaATAGTGGTGCTGTCGCTGCCTTGACTCTTG AAGTCACTGACAAGATGTCCCATGCATGTGCGGTAAAGGTAGAAAGCACAAACCAGCCATGTCGAGTGGCAGCCCAAGACAGCGACATGTCACCACCTCCCAGTGGGGGTGACGAGGCCACTTCAGAGCAGGTTACAGTGAAGCAGGAGaagccagaggaggagatggatggcTCAGCTTGCTGTTCAGTCTCCGTCAAAGTGGAGGATTTTAGCCCAGAGTGTATGTTAGCAGCCCAGTCCAAAATGCTGGAGGAGTGGAAACCAGAAGGGCTGCATATTCAGAACCGAGACTCGAATGCTCGCGTGTCCTGCACCAGGCTGGCTCAGG cTCATCCTCCCAATCTGACCACCAACCTCCCACCACCCGCAGATAGACCATCCCTCTCCTCAGAGTTCCCAAACATCTTCCAGCTGGCAGAACCAGCTCCCATCCCAGAAGCCCCTCCACATGTTTATGGAGTCCATGCACGGACCAGCTGCAACCCCGGCCACCCCGTCCTCTACGCCTGCAAGTCCTGCGGTCAGACGTTCCACCTGCCCAGCTTGCTGCGGCGGCACTACGGCCAGTGTCAGCAGAAGCTCCAGCAGTGCTGTCGGCAGCCcgcagcaggaagcaggaggacCAGGCTGCAGCTTTACCCGCCGGGCTGCAGCCCCTTCCGCTGCACGGTGTGCAACCGAGAGTTCAACCGCATGGAGAACCTCAAGACTCACCTTCGCatccacacaggagagagaccGTACACCTGCTCGGTCTGCTCCACGTGTTTCCGTCACTCTGGGGCATTGACCAGGCACTTCCGTATCCATACCGGAGAGAAGCCTTACATCTGCGGACAGTGTGGGAAGTCTTTCAGAAACTGTGGGGGGCTTAAATTCCACCAGCGGTCACACAGCAAGCAGCTACAGGAGAGTGGGACTCAACAGTGTTGA